The sequence GCGGAGGCGGGTATTTGTTATCCGCCGATGACGATGCATTTCTTGTTGACCGCTCCTGGCGTCAAAGTAGGGCCTCTTTTAGAGGACGGCGTACGTTCGGTAGAGGCAAAAAAAGCCACCAGCTTGATTGATCTATGGAATGACAGAGAAGATGTTCATGCTATTAGTGACTTTTTAGAGCAGACTTCAGTTGGCTATCTCTTCTTGGCTTTCCTTCTGCTGGGTTTAACTCTGGCATTTACGCCCTGTGTATTGCCCATGCTACCCATTATGTCGAGTGTCATTTTTGGGCGACAAGAAGGAAAAGTAGTTTCTAAATCGCGCGCGAGTGTCCTGGCGTTTGCTTATATATTAGGTATGGCTTTGCTCTACTCGCTAGCAGGCGTTGCCATGGCGGCCCTGGGTGGTAGCGCCCAAAGAGCGCTACAGAGCCCTTTAGCACTGATTATGTTTGCACTCCTGTTGTTGGGTTTATCAGGAAGCCTGTTTGGTTTTTACGAACTGCGACTACCGCATTCTTGGCATCAGCTAATCGATCGAATTGCTGGTAAACAGAAGGGCGGTAGTATTGTTGGTTCATTTGCCTTGGGCGGAATTTCTACTTTGGTCGCAAGCCCCTGTATTACTGCGCCTTTAGCTGGAGTACTTGGTTTTATTGCACAAACAGGATCGATGACTCTAGGGGCTGGGCTTTTATTTGTGATGGCGCTTGGTATGGGCTTGCCCTTATTTTTCATTGCCATAGAAGCGCGTATCTTGATTCCATCTACTGGAGTATGGATGGTGTGGCTACAACGTGCTTTAGGTGTATTGCTAGTATTCACCGCAATTTGGGTTGCAATCCCTTTATTTCAGGGAGCCAGCTCAAAGCAAGATGGACAAGTGACTCGCCAACTCGGAGAGCTTCATTTCAGATTGGTGAGTTCGATCTCTGAGCTGGATCAACAGTTGGCTTTAGCAAAAGAGGCTAAGCGGCCCGTACTTTTAGACTTTTATGCAGATTGGTGTATCAGCTGTAAAGAGATGGAGCTTAATACTTTTAGTAATTCTGAAGTCAGCAAAGAAATGCAGAATTTTGTTTTGCTACAGGCAGATGTGACCAGCAATACTCCTGCAAATAAAGAGCTACTCAAACGTTTTGGTCTCTTTGGACCGCCTGCCATCTTGTTTTTTAATTCAGATACGAGTGAACTCAAGCAAAAAAGAATTGTTGGCTATATGTCCCCAGAGCCCTTTACCAAGGCGCTTGCAGAGATTACAGAGAAAAACTAATTAAGCCTTGGCTTTTAGATAACGCGCAGCCTCTAGAGCAAAGTAGGTCAGAACACCATCTGCACCAGCACGTCTAAATGCCAAGAGCGACTCAATCATGACGGCATCATGATCAAGCCAACCATTTTGGGCGGCTGCTTTGAGCATGGCGTATTCACCACTGACTTGATATGCGTAAGTAGGGTATTCAAAAACATCTTTCACTCGACGCACAATGTCTAAGTAGGGCATGCCGGGTTTGACCATCACCATGTCGGCACCTTCACTGATATCGAGAGCAATTTCTCTCAAAGCCTCATCGCTATTGCTTGCATCCATCTGGTAGGTTTTTTTATCAGCCTTGCCTAAATTTTTTGCTGAGCCAACCGC comes from Polynucleobacter paneuropaeus and encodes:
- the dsbD gene encoding protein-disulfide reductase DsbD; amino-acid sequence: MSKYLKSLLCSIFVFSLFFNQAKAAPDFLPPEKAFLAETSWSADGSQIVIQFAPVKGYYIYKEALHFQLGREQKKLSAFKPNLPVGIEKFDPTFQKNLQIYKQPFEVFIPLASAANQPIYLEIELQGCAEAGICYPPMTMHFLLTAPGVKVGPLLEDGVRSVEAKKATSLIDLWNDREDVHAISDFLEQTSVGYLFLAFLLLGLTLAFTPCVLPMLPIMSSVIFGRQEGKVVSKSRASVLAFAYILGMALLYSLAGVAMAALGGSAQRALQSPLALIMFALLLLGLSGSLFGFYELRLPHSWHQLIDRIAGKQKGGSIVGSFALGGISTLVASPCITAPLAGVLGFIAQTGSMTLGAGLLFVMALGMGLPLFFIAIEARILIPSTGVWMVWLQRALGVLLVFTAIWVAIPLFQGASSKQDGQVTRQLGELHFRLVSSISELDQQLALAKEAKRPVLLDFYADWCISCKEMELNTFSNSEVSKEMQNFVLLQADVTSNTPANKELLKRFGLFGPPAILFFNSDTSELKQKRIVGYMSPEPFTKALAEITEKN